A genomic stretch from Betaproteobacteria bacterium includes:
- a CDS encoding DUF2269 domain-containing protein — protein RYVIAADWIFTATTVVLQPLTGLMLARMAGTPLSLPWLHRSLVLYGVAVACWIPVVFIQIRMHALVREAAAKGERAPAWQRAGGSPPGSCLARRLSSPSSPCFISW, from the coding sequence GCCGCTACGTGATCGCCGCAGACTGGATCTTCACCGCGACGACGGTCGTCCTGCAGCCGCTGACCGGGCTGATGCTGGCGCGCATGGCGGGAACCCCGTTGAGCCTGCCCTGGCTGCACCGGTCGCTGGTGCTCTATGGCGTCGCGGTCGCCTGCTGGATACCGGTGGTGTTCATCCAGATCCGCATGCACGCGCTGGTGCGCGAGGCCGCGGCCAAAGGAGAGCGCGCGCCCGCCTGGCAGAGAGCCGGTGGCTCGCCGCCTGGATCGTGCTTGGCACGGCGGCTTTCTTCACCTTCGTCGCCGTGTTTCATCTCATGGTGA
- a CDS encoding hemerythrin domain-containing protein, giving the protein MDGNDSSAFWKERLLERVAEDHRRFEEAAVEVEAMGEPDGLGAFDGLVSRACDELLIHAQLEDEILYPAFRAVMPLTRLIDEAVIEHANLQILIEAVRSFGPDDEQYLSAFTVLAKFVRVHVDAEENEVFPALESAVADWKGCCGSGANGVPRCVRKRDWKRRTTSWKPSRTGCDGTVPAAPQSAYIDRTSVREGRRLTRSSSP; this is encoded by the coding sequence ATGGACGGGAACGATTCGAGTGCGTTCTGGAAGGAACGGTTGCTGGAGAGGGTGGCGGAGGACCATCGCCGCTTCGAGGAGGCGGCAGTGGAAGTGGAGGCGATGGGGGAGCCCGACGGGTTGGGAGCGTTCGACGGCCTCGTGTCCCGGGCCTGCGACGAGCTGCTCATCCACGCCCAGCTCGAGGACGAGATCCTCTATCCCGCGTTCCGGGCCGTGATGCCGCTGACCCGTCTCATCGACGAAGCGGTGATCGAGCACGCCAATCTGCAGATCCTCATCGAAGCCGTGCGCTCCTTCGGGCCGGACGACGAACAGTACCTGTCGGCATTCACCGTGCTGGCGAAGTTCGTTCGTGTCCACGTGGACGCGGAGGAGAACGAGGTCTTTCCGGCGCTCGAGAGCGCGGTGGCCGACTGGAAGGGCTGCTGCGGCAGTGGTGCGAACGGCGTGCCGCGCTGTGTGCGGAAAAGGGACTGGAAACGCCGGACGACGAGTTGGAAGCCCAGCCGGACCGGGTGTGACGGCACGGTTCCGGCTGCTCCGCAATCGGCGTACATCGATCGGACGTCCGTCCGGGAAGGTCGGCGCCTCACGCGGTCTTCCTCACCATGA
- a CDS encoding glutathione-dependent formaldehyde dehydrogenase, with product MKALTYHGTRDVRVETVADPVLADPDDIVLRVTATAICGSDLHLYRGKIPAMKTGDVLGHEFMGIVEDAGPAVTRVKPGDRVVIPFTISCGECYFCLRSLYAACEQTNPDQWAILNRKDLRPGAGMFGYSHLYGGYAGGQAEYVRVPRANTGPLVVPDALQDEQVLFLSDILPTGYQAVVNAELGPGRTVAIFGAGPVGLMSAACARMVGAERIFMVDHHDYRLRFAEAAYGVEPLNFDEVEDAAQEIVERTGYRGVDASIDAVGFEAKGSTVETVMTNLKLEGSSGAALRQAIAATRRGGVVSVPGVYAGFIHAFMFGDAFEKGLSFRMGQTHVQKYMPYLLEQIGNGRLNPEAIISHRLRLADAAKGYEMFDEKNDDCRKIVLSP from the coding sequence ATGAAAGCACTCACCTATCACGGCACGCGGGACGTGCGCGTCGAAACCGTCGCGGACCCGGTGCTCGCGGATCCGGACGACATCGTCCTGCGCGTCACCGCCACGGCCATCTGCGGTTCCGATCTTCACCTGTACCGGGGCAAGATCCCCGCGATGAAGACGGGCGATGTCCTGGGCCACGAGTTCATGGGCATCGTGGAAGACGCAGGCCCGGCCGTGACCAGGGTCAAGCCCGGGGACCGTGTCGTCATCCCCTTCACGATCTCCTGCGGTGAGTGCTACTTCTGCCTGCGTTCCCTCTACGCGGCGTGCGAGCAGACCAATCCGGACCAGTGGGCGATCCTGAACCGGAAGGACCTCCGGCCCGGCGCGGGCATGTTCGGGTACAGCCATCTGTACGGCGGCTACGCCGGCGGCCAGGCGGAGTACGTGCGCGTTCCGCGCGCCAACACCGGCCCGCTGGTCGTGCCCGATGCGTTGCAGGATGAACAGGTCCTGTTCCTGTCCGACATCCTGCCGACCGGCTATCAGGCGGTGGTGAATGCGGAGCTCGGGCCGGGCAGGACCGTGGCGATCTTCGGAGCCGGTCCGGTGGGGCTCATGAGCGCGGCCTGCGCGCGGATGGTGGGGGCCGAGAGAATCTTCATGGTGGATCATCACGACTACCGGCTGAGATTCGCCGAGGCTGCGTACGGAGTGGAACCGCTCAACTTCGACGAGGTCGAGGATGCCGCGCAGGAGATCGTCGAGCGTACCGGCTATCGCGGCGTGGACGCCAGCATCGACGCGGTCGGCTTCGAGGCGAAGGGCAGCACGGTGGAGACGGTGATGACCAACCTGAAGCTCGAGGGTTCGAGCGGCGCGGCATTGCGGCAGGCGATCGCCGCGACACGCCGTGGCGGCGTCGTCTCCGTGCCCGGAGTGTATGCGGGCTTCATCCACGCCTTCATGTTCGGCGACGCATTCGAAAAGGGACTGTCGTTCCGCATGGGCCAGACGCACGTGCAGAAGTACATGCCCTATCTCCTGGAACAGATCGGCAACGGCAGGCTGAATCCCGAGGCCATCATCTCGCACCGCTTGCGGCTTGCCGACGCGGCGAAGGGTTACGAGATGTTCGACGAGAAGAACGACGACTGCCGCAAGATCGTGCTGTCGCCCTAG
- a CDS encoding AsmA family protein, with protein MTLLTTAPYRSEGSLAWEGEAWTVKLDRLEVGSSRLDGSFRFDARPKVPLLEGKLGGARLALRDLGPALGAPPPHDAGDRARATAAPRPRAAGTRVLPQREFDIPSLAALNADVAVAIGELALGTKQLETLTDLRTRIVLKDSVLQLRDLSVATAAGRARGELEVDARAKLPRWSARLSWSDIRLERFVKARSPVGSKKGGRPLPVLSGDLEGRLRVKGSGRSTAQVLASLDGDLELWIGQGRVSHLVLEFAGIDVAQSLGVAIGGDRLLHMRCAVATFDIRDGVLQARHVLVDTSDSTVVAGGRVSLADERLDLIVTARPKDFSPLSLRAPIRVGGTFAQPRVGIEGTKLALRLGAAALLAAAAPIAALIALVDTGDPDIATCRKTLLRPPSEANGAASRPGDKVDHAPRADPASDPAIERRRRAEHRRRAAEAQRRSSDTVDRAPRADPSQDPALERGRERRLP; from the coding sequence GTGACGCTGCTGACCACGGCACCGTATCGCAGCGAGGGCTCGCTCGCCTGGGAGGGCGAGGCATGGACGGTGAAGCTGGACCGGCTGGAAGTCGGCTCCAGCCGTCTGGACGGGTCGTTCCGTTTCGATGCGCGCCCCAAGGTACCGCTTCTCGAAGGAAAGCTCGGCGGTGCGCGGCTGGCGCTGAGAGATCTCGGCCCCGCCCTGGGCGCACCGCCACCACACGACGCAGGCGACCGCGCCCGGGCAACCGCCGCACCGAGGCCACGGGCAGCCGGCACGCGAGTGCTGCCGCAAAGGGAGTTCGACATTCCGTCGCTGGCCGCGCTGAATGCGGATGTCGCCGTCGCCATCGGCGAACTCGCCCTCGGCACGAAGCAGCTGGAGACCCTCACCGATCTGCGCACGCGCATCGTGCTCAAGGACAGCGTGCTGCAACTGCGCGACCTGTCCGTGGCCACAGCGGCCGGGCGCGCCCGAGGCGAACTGGAAGTGGATGCGAGGGCGAAGCTCCCGCGCTGGAGCGCGCGCCTTTCGTGGTCCGACATCCGTCTCGAACGTTTCGTGAAGGCGCGAAGCCCGGTGGGCAGCAAGAAGGGCGGCCGTCCCCTTCCGGTCTTGAGCGGCGATCTGGAGGGCCGGCTGCGCGTGAAGGGCAGCGGCCGCTCCACGGCGCAGGTGCTCGCCTCGCTCGACGGCGATCTCGAGCTGTGGATCGGTCAGGGGCGCGTGTCGCATCTCGTGCTGGAATTCGCGGGCATCGATGTGGCGCAGAGCCTGGGTGTCGCGATCGGCGGCGATCGCCTGCTGCACATGCGATGTGCGGTCGCGACGTTCGACATCCGGGACGGCGTGCTGCAGGCCCGCCACGTCCTCGTCGACACGTCCGATTCCACGGTCGTCGCGGGAGGCCGCGTGTCCCTGGCCGACGAAAGGCTCGATCTCATCGTCACGGCGCGACCCAAGGACTTCAGCCCGCTCTCGTTGCGAGCGCCGATCCGTGTGGGAGGGACGTTCGCACAGCCTCGCGTGGGCATCGAAGGAACCAAGCTGGCGCTGCGTCTGGGTGCTGCGGCGCTGCTCGCGGCCGCAGCACCGATTGCGGCACTAATTGCACTCGTGGACACGGGCGATCCGGACATCGCCACGTGTCGCAAGACGCTTTTGCGGCCCCCCTCCGAAGCGAACGGCGCGGCGAGCCGGCCGGGGGACAAGGTGGATCACGCTCCGCGCGCCGACCCGGCGTCCGACCCTGCGATAGAACGCCGCCGCCGCGCAGAGCACCGCCGCCGTGCCGCGGAAGCACAGAGGCGGTCCTCCGACACGGTCGATCGCGCGCCGCGAGCCGACCCCTCGCAAGACCCGGCGCTGGAGCGCGGACGGGAACGTCGATTGCCTTGA